A genome region from Oryzias latipes chromosome 2, ASM223467v1 includes the following:
- the LOC111948804 gene encoding zinc finger BED domain-containing protein 4-like, whose product MVEEKYKAKKEKALDVVSRASAVSLTADMWTSINMDAYLAVTCHFITEEVELASVVLGVLKFPQTHTAAHLAEAKNLLMEEWGIKGKVTGLVTDCAPNMVACANILLLRHIMCFAHMLNLVVKKSLAQTPELEDIRSKGRRIVGLFKSSTTAKEKLSEMQRQLARPEHKLIQEVETRWNSTFNMLERLFKEREPLGAALATLHTDLPPLTSEDYQAIHHCLSILSPFQEATVELSTEKRVSASKVIPMVKMLKHYISSRCGQITHPLGEKLATNLKNNLHERFSALEKVTALSMATLLDPRFKELGFCSQGSAHTAIERLTKECAATMQALLPEAQPQSPPRESPSSQQEDGGLWALLDSHVGVQQQVTSTTASATVEVQRYLKEPHIPRTQDPLRYWVTHKVLYPHLYKLAMKFLCTPASSVPCERIFSKAGEIVSQRRNRLKPSTVEKILFLNKNL is encoded by the exons ATGGTGGAGGAGAAGTACAAAGCCAAAAAGGAGAAGGCTTTAGATGTGGTTAGCAGGGCCTCTGCTGTCAGCCTTACAGCAGACATGTGGACATCCATTAACATGGACGCTTACTTGGCTGTAACATGCCATTTTATCACCGAGGAG GTGGAGCTGGCCTCTGTGGTCTTGGGGGTTCTGAAGTTTCCCCAAACCCACACTGCAGCTCACTTGGCTGAGGCCAAAAATCTTCTCATGGAAGAATGGGGAATTAAAGGGAAG GTGACAGGCCTGGTTACAGACTGTGCTCCCAACATGGTTGCATGTGCTAATATATTACTGCTTCGGCACATAATGTGTTTTGCACATATGCTTAATTTGGTGGTGAAAAAGTCCCTTGCCCAAACCCCTGAACTAGAGGATATCCGAAGTAAGGGGCGTAGGATTGTCGgtctttttaaatccagcacCACAGCGAAGGAGAAGCTGTCAGAGATGCAGCGACAGCTGGCCAGGCCAGAGCACAAATTAATACaagag GTGGAAACAAGATGGAACAGCACATTTAATATGTTGGAAAGGTTGTTTAAGGAGAGAGAGCCACTGGGGGCAGCTCTGGCCACCCTCCATACAGACCTTCCTCCACTCACCTCAGAGGACTACCAGGCCATACACCACTGCTTGAGCATTCTTTCACCGTTTCAAGAGGCCACAGTTGAGCTTtcgacagaaaaacgagtgtcaGCATCCAAAGTCATTCCCATGGTCAAAATGCTGAAACATTACATCTCAAGCAGGTGTGGTCAGATCACACACCCACTTGGTGAAAAACTGGCCACTAACTTGAAGAACAATCTCCATGAGAGGTTTTCAGCTCTGGAGAAGGTCACTGCTCTGTCAATGGCAACCTTGTTGGACCCAAGGTTTAAAGAGCTGGGGTTCTGCAGCCAAGGCTCTGCCCACACGGCCATAGAGCGACTCACTAAAGAGTGTGCTGCAACAATGCAGGCGCTACTTCCAGAGGCACAGCCACAGTCGCCACCTAGAGAAAGTCCTTCAAGTCAGCAGGAAGATGGTGGTCTCTGGGCCCTGCTGGACAGCCATGTGGGGGTTCAACAGCAGGTGACCAGCACAACTGCCAGTGCAACAGTGGAGGTTCAGAG GTACTTAAAGGAACCTCACATCCCAAGGACTCAGGACCCACTGAGATACTGGGTTACCCACAAGGTTTTATACCCACATCTCTACAAGCTGGCAATGAAGTTTTTATGCACACCAGCTTCATCTGTGCCTTGTGAGAGGATCTTCTCCAAGGCTGGCGAAATCGTCAGCCAAAGACGAAACAGGCTGAAGCCCAGCACAGtggagaaaattctgtttttaaataaaaatctataa